The genomic region atttagaGTCAGGATCCTCAGCAGTGGGGGTCTGGGTGGCCTTTGGTGTCCTGATACTCCTGATTGCTGTGTTAGCTTCACTTGGACTGTTGCACTTCAGGAAGAGAGGTAAGTGTTTGATTTTCATGCATAATCTGCTATCTGATGATTTTCAGGACCATAATAAagccctttttttaaatcaagactGATCCATAGATATGaacacaaaattaaataaatccatttaatttcttcacacatttaaatttttgGTTGAAATcacctttaattttatttgatattatgATTGTGCCCATTATttgttattcatattttttatacaaTTTTCCTTTTCAATCATTTATGCTATGATGTCCACAATGTAAAGTTCACATTATTAGCAAAACTTACAGGAGAGAAGAGAATTTAGATCAGAGTTAGAGgatctccaaaaaaaaaaagaaaagaaggattcTCAGCTACCTGTCAGGGCTTCCGTAGCTACATATTGTCAAACTAGATATTTTTACCAGACAGTTTGACATAATAACTTCATAGCAACAATAAATATACGACTAATATGGAGGAATCTATGCCAATAGCCACTTACTTATGATCCCGTCATTCCTTAAATCCGCCCCCTACGCCATTTCCGATATCCTGCGTCCACTGTCAGCGCCAGTTggaaagtgaaagtaaagacAATTCTCTCCAGGAAAACCTTACGAAGATTAATTTAGGGTTTTCTTCCCGGGTTTTTGACGAATCTACACTAAAAAGACACCAATCTGACGCAATACGATATAAGGATTCATTTCCGTCTGCAGGACTTGATCTGGAGTTGCATTAAGAAGGTTTTATTTCACCCTGGACTTGAAGCAGGACATGGGTAGGCCGAGGATTCAATACGCCTTTATATGAATCACAAAGTCATCTtctattctgttgtttttatggTAGTTGTGTTGTTAAAGATCGACTGCGAGCTGCAGTGAGGTTTGGAGACTATCCtgacattacatttcattaaacacaaataatgaaTTGCGTCATTTTTATTCCTCCTATTTTCCAGGTGGAAGTCTACAGCAGACCCACAGGTGCTTTATGGTAGCTCTTTGTGCATTTTTGTATAGCTCTCTTCCTGGTAAGTATTCTTCACATCTGTTTTATACTTATGAGTTCCCTTATCTCTTATTTTGTATATCTCACTCTCCATTCTCACCAGTTTTTCCCTAACATGCtgactgttttttgtgtgtgcctgaCTTCATGTTTTTCCATTAAAGAGCAACTTTGTGCTATAACTCAGCAACATATGATTTATTGTAGGGGAACATCAAATAGTTTTCAATAAGGTCACTAGGGGGCGATATTGCATCTTCAGTTGCTGCAGCATCCTGGGTTTGATTAAATTTGGCCAAAACGCCAAATATTTGTTGGTTTCAGGTAGTAAAATGTGATAATATTCTGCTTTTCCTCATCTTAAACTACAGTAAACTAATCAGATTAttagtcagacaaaacaagacttgATGACTTCACCTTGGAAAAATGAAAgtgtaatgaaatgaaactaGGATATTGTGATTGGCATTTTTTCACAGATGTTTTACAGATAATGAACTTGAATACAAGTTGGTGGATAATTGTTTGTCTTATCTGAGATTTGATTTGAATTGTCACTAAAACATGAactaaaatgaatgttttactgttttatagtTTCAAGTAATTTGGTGGTCTTGACGAAGACTGCAGTCTCAGCGGACAGCGGCCATGCAATTATATTACCATGCTGGCTCAGTCCATCACAAAGTGCAGAGAATCTGGAGGTACGTTGGTACCTTGGTGATAACTTTGATGCCCCAATCATGTTCTACCGGGCAAAACAGTTTGAAGTGACACCGTACCAGGGCAGAGTGGAGTTTGGCTTAAAGGATGCTACATCTGGCGGGCTGAAGACAGGTGATGTAAGCCTGAAACTGTTAAGTGCCACACTTAAGGACGAAGGAGACTACACTTGTTACGTCAGCAGCGATCAGGGTTATGACAATGCAAAGGTCAAACTCACTGTGACTAGTGAGTAtcatgaaagtgaaaaaaataccCAAAAGTAGATTTTATATCCAACTTTTAATCAAatactcttcatcttcctcctccgtCCCTCTTACTCTCCTCAGAAACGGGAGACCTCCCTACTCTGTCAGTTGAGTTGAAAGATAACATGGCGAATGTGAGCTGTAGCTCTAAAGGTTGGCATCCAGAGCCACGGCTGCGCTGGTCGGTCCAAAAACAGGATCTGACCCCCAAAGGCCTGCAGCACAGCCTAGATTCTTCAGGTCTTCAGTCAGTCCACAGCTGGATTCTTGTCCCCTACTCCTCTGAAGTTTCCTGCTCAGTAGGACTCTCTGATGAAGGGGCAAAAGAGTCAAGACTGTTCCTGGTACCTCCTCGGAAAGAGGGTAAAGGTAAttgtttgtatgtatgcattatattgtctgttttctctttttttccgtacaaattttttttttcttttttattcagaGCCAGGATCCCCAGCAGCGGGGGGCTGGGTGGCATTTGGTTTTGTCTTGTTTCTCCTGATTGCTGTGTTAGCTTCACTTGGACTGTTTTACTTCAGAAAGAGAGGTAAGTGTTTGGTTTTCTTTAGATGACATAATCTGCCTGGGTACATTACGTACATCATTTcagaaccaaaacaaaaatcaagatTGATGTATCTCACAGATATGAACTcgaaatgaaaattaaataaatccatAGTTGTTTCTGTGGTGTTTAAGGTACGtgtgcaactaacaattattccCATTCTTGTTTAATCTGctgtttattctttttattaatcAATGATcctttagtctataaaatgacagaaaaacgTTCAATTCACTCTCATATATGAGAAAAGACTGCAGTAGATCTTCATGCTTGAAGAAGTACATGAAGAATTGATTGACTATAAAACCATTTTGGAATTACATATCTTTTGATTCATCCACTTTTTAATTTCAGGTCTGTTTTTGGAAAAGACAGACACACCACGGAGTGATGAAGGTGAGAAAGATCACATGGTCACATTGAGTACACTATTTATGATTAATAagtgtaataaaatgaaatgaatgtgttacaattttctgtattttctttccAGAGAATCGCGATCTTCTACCAAAAGGTAAGGATTAACTCACTCTGTCATTGTTCATATGATCAAAGCACATCACTATCTGTGCACTGAAGCACAAAACTAcagttatacattttaataggaGCAGACACTTGTTATAGCTTGGAGTGTAATATGTCTTATATATATCTTTACTTTGTCTTTATCACAGATGTGGTCCAGCCAACAGATCTGTCAACATGTATGAAATCTTACGGTAATAACTTGATATTGTTGAGAATCACACTTAATTACTTGAATGTTGTTCTAacctgacttttaaaaaaatgttattctcatctcattttcaattttcaacagTAAATGTTAAACTTGAGGGGACAGGAAGCGAATATCTCACAATCAAGGATGGTATACTGAGAGACGCAACAGGTCAATTTACTGCTGGACAAAAGGTTACCTGTCTCACTGCAATTAAAGGAACACCTGGCTTCTCTTCTGGACAGCACTACTGGGAGGTTTCTTTGGGGAAAAATGGAGTGGAGACAAAAAAGTCCTGGTGGGTCGGGGTTACAAATGCTGCTGATTTCCCTCGTGACTCTGAAGTAACTGCATCTAATGGTTTCTGGTTCCTGTCCTCTTCTCCCGACAGAGATGCGAGCTTGCAGATTAGTGCAGAAACAAATGTATTCGATGTCTCTTTAAGACCTCAGACGGTTGGCGTGTTTGTGAATTATGGCAGCGGAGAGCTTTCCTTTTATGATGTGGAACGTCAGTGTCTCATTGCCAGTGTAACGGCTTCATTCAGACGTAAAGTCTTTCCCTTTTTCAATCCTGGTATAGGTGACGCAGCACCTATGCAGATACTGCAGAAATCAGTACTGGATCAATCTAGTGGCACGACAAACTCTGGATGAAACACCACTTTCTTAAAACGCTATGGAAAGGCAGTAAGATGATAACAATCAGGATCTGTTGTTTATTTCAGCTCTGTACTGTTATCCCCTGCTGAGGGAGAAAAAACGTTCCAAATTTAGCCTTTACATTATTCTGTTCAAgaaaattaattacttaaacaGATGTCACCCACCCATCGTTTATAAAATATCAGTAGTTACATTAAATCTAAAATGTTAATGGTGACACTATCTCAAACTCCATACCAATGCATGATCAGGTCATTTGAAACTCAATTGCTGTAGATCTACTATTAAGTGTATTGACATCATAACTACAACCCTAATATTAACATAATTATATTGTCATTTAGACTGTATTGTAATTGCACTTTTGCTTTGTAAGTTTTTATTTGAACTCAATTTGAACTTATTTGTATTTCAATGTACGTTTAATTTTTATGCCACTACAAGTAAACACGCACTGACATTTACACATATATTGTTTAAACACTAATTATAATGGGTTGATCATATAAAGCCATAATTGATTGTATTGTTACCTCCATGTACTGAGCATATATCAGTGGTCAGCTGTGTTCTGTTggtgctattattattatctactGAATTTCTGTTGccaactttaaaaacaaacgcAACACAACAAAACGCTCCAATGTAGTACAAGTTGGTAAGACCAAGTATCCAGAACACTAAAACAAAAGCGAAATTCTGGTTTCATGACTGAATATTGTACATGTCTGCATGAAGGCAGATATACTTTGAAGCGTTGATGTGTtgtatttgactttttatttgtaatcaCCTTTGCTATGATTGTGTGTGCAGATTATTTGTATTTCTTCACTATTACCTCTGTCAATCCTTTAAGCTATAAAATGGTtttacagtgtctgtgtgtaattatTATGATTGACAGCTTTCtcaataaaatctaaaaatcaatcaatttgaGATCctgtgtttggggggggggggtctctaTTTTCTTTGCAACACTATGTCCACAATGTAAAATTCACTTTACAATCCAGTTTaagaaaacacagcaaaatgtcaTTCACTTTAATAAGTACAGgtagtatttacagtatgtacacaataacacaatactAATGTTCTAATCACTACTGTATACTTTTCATAGATTAAGTATTTACACTGTGAATAAGACCATATTGTTGActctgaaataatgttttttttttcccattctGATACACAATAAATTCAAGTAAGCGTGCCTTGATACATACTAGTCTGACTATGATCATGGTATAGAGGTACGAAAGAACCCCTTCACAGGTGCATCATGGTCCATAGTCCAGAGTTCAGATGACATGTAGTCTCTCTGTGGGGATTTTTAAGGATTGGAACCATTAGTTCCTTCTTCCAAAAAGCtttacacattcatgtttggtCATCAGCCTTCAGTGGTAGTGAACACAAGATGCGGAACTGTCTGTTGTAGCCACCTCCTAAGCAGAACTGTCAGTGCCCCTGTCAGCGCCCCTTGAAAAGTGGAAGTAAAAGAAACTCTCCACAAACGCCTTGTGAGgattcatttcttttgtttcaaGTCTACGGAGAATCTACACTAAAACCAACCCAACATGACGCCATGAGGATATAAGGATCTGGAGTTGCATTGAGAAGGTTATATTTCACCCTGGACTTGCAGCAGTATACGGGTAGGTCGAGAATTCAATGTGCAGTTTATAAATCACAAAATCAGcttttattctgctgtttttatGGAAGTTGTGTTATCGTAAGCTCACTATTGCAAACCCTAGTGGGCTTTGGAGACTTTTCTGATGTTAAAGTTCATTTAATACAAATTACGAATTGTGTCATATGAAAGCTATTATTCCTCCCTTTTTATATGTGTAGGACTACATAAGACCCACGTGTGGTAGCTCTTTGTACAACTTTGGTGAGTtatggggcacgtttaggggggcaaaaaggccatCATcgtgaggagaaaaaaaaagaataatccggacagatacaatagggtgTGTGCTGTCTCTGGTAATGCTCTTAGCCTTCCGGATGCAGCAGGTCTGGAAGATGTCCTCTAGTCTGGGGAGCTGAGTGCCGATGATCCTCTCTGCAGTCTTGATGATGCGCTGGAGAGCTTTCCTGTTTTCTGTGGTGCAACTACAGTACCATACTGTGATGCAGTATGTGAGGACTGACTCGATGGCTGACCTGTAAAAGCTCACCAGCAGCTGTTGTGGGGGGTGTGCCCTCTTCAAGCACCTCAGGAAGTGAAGCCTTTGAAGTCCTTTCTTGGCCGTCATCGTGGTGTTGACGGTCCAGGTCAGGTCATGGCTGATGTTGACCCCAAGGTACTTGATGTTCTGCTTCTGTTTCCTCCTGAAGTCCAGAATCATCTCCTTTGTCTTTGCTGCATTGAGGTTTAGGTTGTTTTCTCAGCTCCAGCTCACCAGGTTCTCTACCTCTGTCCTGTAGGCGGTCTCGTCATTTAACGTGATCCTGCCACCACCACCGTGATCCTGGTGTCGTCTGCAAACTTCAAGATGGTGTTGGCCACGTGGGTGGGTTTGCAGTCCAGAGTGTAGACGTTAAAGAGGAAGGGGCTCAACAGACAGCCCTGTGGTGCACCAATGTTCAGGGTGATGCTAGAGGAGACGTGTCTCCCCATGCGCTCAGTCTGTGGTCGGCCTGAGGAAGTCCAGGACCCAGCTGCTCAGGTGTGTGTTGAGGCCTAGGTGGTCCAGCTTGGTGGCTAgtttatggggggggggggggggagattaACATCCGCACATAACTGTCCCGctggtccagatgtgtcagggCGGTGTGGAGGGTTAGTGACACTGCGTCCTCAGTCGACCTGTTTGCCCTATAGGCAAATTGGTGGTCTAGGGAGGGGGGGATGCTGTTCTTTAAGCGTCCCAGTACAAGATGCTCAAAGCATTTCATCACCACCGGTGTCAGGGCCACCGGCCGATAGTAATTGGAAGTGTCAAACTCACTGTGAATGGTAAGTATCACGAAATTGGGGGTGAAACCCCACAAAAGTAGATTATGTAACTgacttttaatcaaatattcTTCAttgtcctcctctgtctctgctcagAAACGGGAGCCCCTCCAATTCTGTTAGTAGTGTTGAAAGATAAAATGGCGAATGTGAGCTGTGACCCTGAAGGCTGGCATCCAGAGCCACGGCTACACTGGTCGGACCAGAAACAAGATCTGACCCCCAAAGGCCTGCAGCACAGCCTAGATTCTTCAGGTCTTCAGTCAGTCCACAGCTGGATTCTTGTCAACTACTCCTCTGAAGTTTCCTGCTCAGAGGCAAAAGAGGCAAGACtgctcctgcacctcctcacaAAGAGGGTAAAGATAattatttgtatgtgtgcaatatattgtcttttttctcttttcccccaTAAATacacctttttcctttttatttagaGTCAGGATCCTCAGCAGTGGGGGTCTGGGTGGCCTTTGGTGTCCTGATACTCCTGATTGCTGTGTTAGCTTCACTTGGACTGTTGCACTTCAGAAAGAGAGGTAAGTGTTTGATTTTCATGCATAATCTGCTATCTGATGATTTTCAGGACCATAATAaagccctttttttaaaatcaagatTGATCCATAGATATGaacacaaaattaaataaatccatttaatttcttcacacatttaaatttttgGTTGAAATcacctttaattttatttcatattatgaTTGTGCCAATTATTTGTTATTCATATTTTGTATACAATTTTCCTTTTCAATCATTTATGCTATGATGTCCACAATGTAAAATTCACATTATTAGCAAAACTTACAGGAGAGAAGAGAATTTAGATCAGAGTTAGAGgatctccaaaaaaaaagaaaagaaggattcTCACCTACCTATCAGGGCTTCCGTAGCTACATATTGTCAAACTAGATATTTTTACCGGACAGTTTGACATAATAACTTCATAGCAACGACAAATATACGACTAATATGGAGGAATCTATGCCAATAGCCACTGACTTATGATCCCGTCAACTCCTTAAATCCGCCCCCTACGCCATTCCCGATATCCTGCGTCCACTGTCCGCGCCAGTTggaaagtgaaagtaaagacAATTCTCTCCAGGAAAACCTTACGAAGATTAATTTAGGGTTTTCTTCCCGGGTTTTTGACGAATCTACACTAAAAAGACACCAATCTGACGCAATACGACATAAGGATTCATTTCCGTCTGCAGGACTTGATCTGGAGTTGCATTAAGAAGGTTTTATTTTACCCCGGACTTGAAGCAGGATATGGGTAGGCCGAGGATTCAATACGCGGTTTATGAATCACAAAGTCATCTTCTATTCTGCTGTTTTTATGGTAGTTGTGTTGTTAAAGCTCGACTGCGAGCTGCAGTGGGGTTTGGAGACTATCCtgacattacatttcattaaacacaaataacgaattgtgtcatttttattcCTCCTATTTTCCAGGTGGAAGTCTACAGCAGACCAACAGGTGCTTTGTGGTAGCTCTTTGTGCATTTCTGTATAGCTCTCTTCCTGGTAAGTATTCTTTACATCTGTTTTATACTTATGAGTTCCCTTATCTTATCTCTCCATTCTCACCAGTTTTTCTCTAACACTCTCCATTCTCACCAGTTTTTCTCTAACATGCtgactgttttttgtgtgtgccgGACTTCATGTTTTTCCATTAAAGAGAAACTTTGTGCTATAACTCAGCAACATATGATTTATTGTAGGGGGATCATCAAATAGTTTTCAATAAGGTCACTAGGGGGCGATATTGCATCTTCAGCCTCTGCAGCATCCTTGGTTTGATTAAATTTGGCCAAAACGCCAAATATTTGTTGGTTTCAGGTTGTAAAATGTGATaattttctgcttttcctcATCTTAAACTACAGTAAACTAACCAGATTGTTAGTCAGACAAAACTGTGATTGGCATTTTTTCACAGATGTTTTACAGATAATGAACTAAATACAAGTTGGTGGATAATTGTTTATCTTATCTGAGATTTGATTTGAACTGTCactaaaaactgaagaaaatttctaaaacatgaactaaaattaatgttttactgttttatagtTTCAAGTAATTTGGTGGTCTTGACGAAGACTGCAGTCTCAGCGGACAGCGGTCATGCAATTACATTACCATGCTGGCTCAGTCCATCACAAAGTGCAGAGAATCTGGAGGTACGTTGGTACCTTGGTGATAACTTTGATGACCCAATCATGTTCTACCGGGCAAAAAGGTTAGAAGTGACACCGCACTAGGGCAGAGTGGAGTTTGGCTTAAAGGATGCTACATCTGGCGGGCTGAAGACAGGTGATGTAAGCCTGAAACTGTTAAGTGCCACACTAAAGGACGAAGGAGACTACACTTGTTACGTCAGCAGCGATCAGGGTTATGACAATGCAAAGGTCAAACTCACTGTGAGGAGTGAGTAtcttgaaagtgaaaaaaataccCAAAAGTAGATTTTATATCCAACTTTTAATCAAatactcttcatcttcctcctccatccctcttacTCTCCTCAGAAACTGGAGACCCCCCTATTCTGTCAGTAGTATTCAAAGATAACATGGCGAATGTGAGCTGTAGCTCTAAAGGCTGGCATCCAGAACCACGGCTGCGCTGGTCGGATCAGAAACAGGATCTGACCCCCAGAGGCCTGCAGCACAGCCTAGATTCTTCAGGTCTTCAGTCAGTCCACAGCTGGATTCTTGTCCCCTACTCCTCTGAAGTTTCCTGCTCAGTAGGACTCTCTGATGAAGGGGCAAAAGAGGCAAGACTGTTCCTGGTACCTCCTCAGAAAGAGGGTAAAGATAATTGTTTGTATGTATGCAatatattgtcttttttctctttttttccctacaattttttttttcttttttattcagaGCCAGGATCCCCAGCAGCGGGGGGCTGGGTGGCATTTGGTGTCCTGATTCTCCTGATTGCTGTGTTAGCTTCACTTGGACTGTTGTACTTCAGAAAGAGAGGTAAGTGTTTGGTTTTCTTTAGATGACATAATCTGCCTGGGTACATTACGTACATCATTTCaggaccaaaacaaaaatcaagatTGATGTATCTCATAGTTATGAACTcgaaatgaaaattaaataaatccatAGTTGTTTCTGTAGTGTTTAAGGTAGGtgtgcaactaacaattattccCATTCTTGTTTAATCTGctgtttattctttttattaatcAATGATcctttagtctataaaatgacagaaaaacgTTCAATTCACTCTCATATATGAGAAAAGACTGCAGTAGATCTTCATGCTTGAAGAAGTACATGAAGAATTGattgacaataaaaacattttggaaTTACATTTCTGTTGATTCATCCACTTTTTAATTTCAGGTCTGTTTTTGGGAAAGACAGACACACCACGGAGTGATG from Scomber japonicus isolate fScoJap1 chromosome 22, fScoJap1.pri, whole genome shotgun sequence harbors:
- the LOC128383464 gene encoding butyrophilin subfamily 2 member A2-like, which gives rise to MGGSLQQTHRCFMVALCAFLYSSLPVSSNLVVLTKTAVSADSGHAIILPCWLSPSQSAENLEVRWYLGDNFDAPIMFYRAKQFEVTPYQGRVEFGLKDATSGGLKTGDVSLKLLSATLKDEGDYTCYVSSDQGYDNAKVKLTVTKTGDLPTLSVELKDNMANVSCSSKGWHPEPRLRWSVQKQDLTPKGLQHSLDSSGLQSVHSWILVPYSSEVSCSVGLSDEGAKESRLFLVPPRKEESGSSAVGVWVAFGVLILLIAVLASLGLLHFRKRGLDLELH